A region from the Gemmatimonadaceae bacterium genome encodes:
- a CDS encoding ABC transporter permease has translation MPTIREVLRNVRLLLAPRAVDEDLNDELRAHIEMQTELNVARGMTAADARAKAERDFGPIASVKEALHNVHSIPSAPIRDSLGGDLHFALRSLARHRAFSAVTILVLTLGIAATTLMFSVVSGILLRPLPFAHPEQVVLIWGSYPQLSLGFSEQPIDGLLVNTLRERRRVFSSISAFEPRLYNLGNTTSPERLNGVKVTSEFFSTIGVRPALGRAFVAAEETPGRDHVVVVSWALWKQRFGGDPHVIGTTITLNAEPYTIIGVGPEGFAFPRGAEMPGDFQMPEATQLWIPMKPPVSGPSELAGIGRVRPGVTLAQAQADLDHISRIQDDLVPQGRGWWNTRAIPLRTQVVGDVKPMLFSLFGAAAVLLMIACVNAAQLLLARLQSRRHELAIRAALGASTSRIARVLLLEAMLITGIAGVLGTAAGVFGISLLRTLGPSRLPRLADITFDWRVTIVAIVVTLIAGVLFGLAPAMRASRIHLADALRQGGRKTGGDALSVKLRRALVAAEVALSVMLAIGSGLLVRSLTHELGGDLGFSAPHGLTFEVTLPPLHYPEKQLPTSMLHPKSVAFIGDALARISAIPGVKAVAIGKPLPMSGAQESTVFTPDADADPRLTANNAKPIVEYTVASPGLFAALGTPLIEGRDFTAADQEQSQPVMVVNRSMAQWLWPGKDPIGKRIHLGTQKMVTWITVVGVAADMKRYSLTEGPRPEMFVPYTQDPYPTFSTMQFVVRSSGDPTRLVAAIRRAVASVDPDIPLARIRTIDELVSDASANARFATLVMSSFGVMALALAMIGLYGVIAFMVHQRRQEFGLRTALGATREQLVRMVLVDGFMLACVGMVAGVVLALIAGRLLRSMLYQVSVADPLTLVAVVLLLVGTTALACVLPAVRASGVDPRAALDAG, from the coding sequence ATGCCGACCATCCGCGAAGTGCTTCGTAACGTTCGCCTGCTGCTCGCACCGCGGGCCGTGGACGAGGACCTGAACGACGAGCTGCGCGCACACATCGAGATGCAAACGGAGCTGAACGTCGCGCGCGGCATGACTGCGGCCGACGCCCGCGCCAAGGCGGAACGCGACTTCGGGCCGATTGCCTCGGTGAAGGAGGCGCTCCACAACGTGCACAGCATTCCCTCCGCACCGATCCGCGACTCGCTCGGCGGCGACCTGCACTTCGCGCTCCGATCGCTCGCGCGCCACCGGGCGTTCAGCGCCGTCACGATCCTGGTACTCACGTTAGGCATTGCGGCGACGACGCTCATGTTCAGCGTCGTGTCCGGTATTCTGTTGCGGCCGCTGCCGTTCGCGCACCCGGAGCAGGTCGTGCTCATCTGGGGTAGCTATCCCCAGCTCAGTCTCGGCTTCTCCGAGCAGCCGATCGACGGGCTGCTGGTGAACACGCTTCGCGAACGACGGCGCGTCTTCTCGAGCATCTCGGCCTTCGAGCCGCGCCTGTACAACCTCGGCAACACGACCTCGCCGGAGCGGCTCAACGGCGTCAAGGTGACGTCGGAATTCTTCAGTACCATTGGCGTGAGGCCGGCGCTCGGGCGCGCGTTCGTGGCCGCCGAGGAAACGCCGGGCAGAGATCACGTCGTGGTCGTGAGTTGGGCATTATGGAAGCAGCGATTCGGCGGCGACCCGCACGTGATCGGCACGACCATCACGCTGAACGCCGAGCCGTATACGATCATCGGCGTTGGGCCGGAGGGATTCGCGTTTCCCCGCGGAGCTGAAATGCCCGGCGATTTCCAGATGCCCGAGGCCACGCAACTCTGGATTCCGATGAAACCGCCGGTGAGCGGGCCATCCGAGCTCGCGGGCATCGGTCGCGTGCGGCCCGGCGTTACGTTAGCACAGGCGCAAGCGGATCTCGACCACATCTCGCGCATCCAGGACGACCTGGTTCCGCAGGGCAGGGGATGGTGGAACACGCGGGCGATTCCGCTGCGGACGCAGGTCGTCGGCGACGTGAAACCGATGCTCTTCAGCCTCTTCGGCGCGGCTGCGGTGCTCCTGATGATTGCGTGCGTCAACGCGGCGCAGCTGCTGCTCGCGCGCCTGCAGTCGCGCCGGCACGAGCTGGCCATCCGCGCCGCGCTCGGGGCGTCGACGTCGCGCATCGCGCGCGTGCTGCTGCTCGAGGCGATGCTCATCACCGGCATCGCCGGCGTGCTCGGCACCGCGGCCGGCGTGTTCGGGATCTCGCTGTTGCGCACGTTAGGCCCGTCGCGCCTGCCGCGGCTGGCCGACATCACATTCGATTGGCGCGTCACGATTGTCGCCATCGTCGTCACCCTCATCGCGGGCGTGCTGTTCGGTCTCGCGCCGGCGATGCGGGCGAGCCGCATCCATCTCGCCGACGCGCTGCGACAGGGCGGCAGGAAAACCGGCGGCGACGCGCTCTCGGTGAAGCTGCGCCGCGCGCTGGTGGCCGCCGAGGTGGCGTTGTCGGTGATGCTGGCCATCGGCTCGGGTCTGCTCGTCCGCAGCCTGACGCACGAGTTAGGCGGCGACCTCGGCTTTTCGGCGCCGCATGGATTGACGTTCGAGGTGACGCTGCCGCCACTGCACTATCCCGAGAAGCAACTGCCGACGAGCATGCTGCACCCGAAATCGGTCGCCTTCATTGGCGATGCGCTCGCCCGCATCAGCGCCATCCCCGGGGTCAAGGCGGTGGCGATCGGCAAGCCGCTGCCCATGAGCGGCGCGCAGGAATCGACGGTCTTCACGCCGGACGCCGACGCCGACCCGCGACTAACGGCGAACAACGCGAAGCCGATCGTCGAGTACACCGTGGCCAGTCCCGGCCTCTTCGCCGCGCTCGGCACACCGCTCATCGAGGGGCGCGATTTCACGGCGGCGGATCAGGAGCAGTCCCAGCCCGTCATGGTCGTGAATCGATCCATGGCGCAATGGCTCTGGCCCGGCAAGGATCCAATCGGCAAACGGATCCATCTGGGCACGCAGAAAATGGTGACGTGGATAACGGTGGTCGGCGTCGCGGCGGACATGAAGCGGTACTCGCTAACGGAAGGCCCGAGGCCCGAGATGTTCGTGCCCTACACGCAGGACCCGTATCCGACGTTCTCGACGATGCAGTTCGTCGTGCGGAGCTCGGGTGACCCGACGCGGCTGGTGGCGGCGATCCGCCGGGCGGTGGCGTCGGTCGATCCCGACATTCCGCTCGCGCGCATCCGCACCATCGACGAACTGGTGAGCGACGCCAGTGCGAATGCGCGGTTCGCGACGTTGGTCATGAGCTCGTTTGGCGTGATGGCCCTCGCGCTGGCCATGATCGGCCTGTATGGTGTGATCGCATTCATGGTGCACCAACGCCGCCAGGAATTCGGTCTGCGCACCGCGCTCGGCGCCACGCGCGAACAGCTCGTCCGGATGGTGCTCGTCGACGGGTTCATGCTTGCGTGCGTCGGGATGGTGGCGGGCGTCGTGCTGGCGCTGATCGCGGGGCGGCTGCTGCGATCGATGCTTTACCAGGTGAGCGTTGCCGACCCCCTGACGCTGGTCGCCGTGGTGCTGCTATTGGTAGGCACGACCGCGCTGGCCTGCGTGCTGCCGGCGGTGCGTGCATCCGGAGTGGACCCTCGCGCGGCGCTCGACGCCGGTTGA
- a CDS encoding MFS transporter: MAEPTALGGHDEAGHTAFAVLCAISFCHLLNDMMQSLLPAIYPMLKTSFALDFVQVGLVSFTYQVTASLLQPLVGSYTDRKPKPYSLAVGMTFTLLGLLLLSGVNRFGLLLAAAATVGIGSSVFHPESSRVARMASGGRLGFAQAFFQVGGNAGSALGPLLAAFIVLPFGRHSVAWFSIAALIGIFVLYQVGTWYKHHGTRKSAGRAVAMEGPPVSKRIIRRSLAVLMALVFSKYFYLASLTTYYEFFLISKFHVSVRSAQIYLFLFLGAVAAGTIIGGPVGDRLGRKVVIWCSILGVLPFTLALPYANLLWTAILSVVIGVILASAFSAILVYAQELVPGKVGMISGLFFGLAFGMGGIGAAVLGWMADHTGIDFVYKVCSFLPAMGLLTALLPNLKTAAQRERRESLAAASQRA; encoded by the coding sequence ATGGCCGAACCAACGGCATTGGGAGGGCATGACGAGGCCGGCCACACGGCGTTCGCCGTGCTGTGCGCCATCAGCTTTTGTCATCTGTTGAACGACATGATGCAATCGCTGCTGCCGGCGATTTATCCCATGCTCAAGACCTCGTTTGCGCTCGACTTCGTGCAGGTGGGGCTCGTCTCGTTCACCTACCAGGTGACGGCGTCCCTGCTCCAGCCGCTCGTCGGCTCGTACACCGACCGCAAACCCAAGCCCTACTCGCTCGCCGTCGGCATGACCTTCACGCTGCTCGGCCTGCTGCTCCTGTCCGGCGTCAACCGCTTCGGATTGCTGCTCGCCGCGGCGGCGACGGTCGGCATCGGCTCGTCGGTGTTTCACCCCGAGTCGTCGCGGGTTGCGCGGATGGCGTCCGGGGGCCGCCTCGGGTTCGCCCAGGCGTTCTTCCAAGTGGGCGGCAATGCGGGCTCGGCGTTAGGCCCGCTGCTCGCCGCGTTCATCGTGCTGCCGTTCGGCCGGCATAGCGTCGCCTGGTTCTCCATCGCCGCGCTCATCGGCATTTTCGTGCTGTATCAGGTCGGCACCTGGTACAAGCACCACGGCACGCGCAAATCCGCCGGGCGAGCGGTCGCGATGGAAGGGCCGCCCGTCTCCAAGCGGATCATCAGACGGTCGCTCGCCGTGCTCATGGCGCTCGTGTTCTCCAAGTACTTCTACCTGGCCAGCCTCACGACCTACTACGAGTTCTTCCTCATCTCGAAGTTCCACGTGTCCGTGCGCTCGGCGCAGATCTATCTGTTCTTGTTCCTCGGCGCGGTAGCCGCCGGTACGATCATCGGCGGCCCGGTGGGCGACCGGTTAGGCCGCAAGGTCGTGATCTGGTGCTCGATTCTCGGCGTCCTGCCGTTCACGCTCGCGCTGCCCTACGCCAACCTCCTCTGGACGGCGATCCTGAGCGTGGTCATCGGCGTGATCCTCGCGTCGGCGTTCTCCGCAATTTTGGTGTACGCGCAGGAACTGGTGCCGGGAAAGGTCGGCATGATTTCGGGACTCTTCTTCGGCCTCGCATTCGGCATGGGCGGCATCGGCGCGGCCGTGCTGGGCTGGATGGCGGACCACACCGGCATCGACTTCGTCTACAAAGTCTGCTCGTTCCTGCCGGCGATGGGACTGCTCACCGCGCTCCTGCCTAACTTGAAGACCGCGGCGCAACGGGAGCGGCGCGAGAGCCTGGCCGCCGCGTCGCAGCGCGCGTGA
- a CDS encoding ADP-polyphosphate phosphotransferase → SALQELLYATDRFAVLLIFQAMDAAGKDGVIEHVMSGVNPQGCQVFSFKHPSSDELQHDFLWRTTRDLPARGRIGIFNRSYYEEVLVVRVHPELLRGEGLPNEARGTKGVWHERYKSIVHLEQHLHRNGTRIIKFYLHLSKDEQRKRFLARIDDPTKNWKFSVADLNERKFWKRYMDAYGDCLGATSTKEAPWYVVPADDKENARLIVSQIVVDTLDDLKMSYPKVGAARRRELRSIRKRLDR, encoded by the coding sequence AGCGCGCTGCAGGAGCTGCTCTACGCAACCGACCGCTTTGCCGTCCTGCTGATCTTTCAGGCGATGGACGCGGCGGGCAAGGATGGTGTGATCGAGCACGTGATGTCGGGCGTCAACCCGCAGGGCTGCCAGGTCTTCAGCTTCAAGCATCCGAGCAGTGACGAGCTGCAGCACGATTTCCTGTGGCGGACGACGCGGGACCTGCCGGCGCGCGGGCGCATCGGGATCTTCAATCGATCGTACTACGAGGAAGTCCTGGTGGTCCGGGTCCATCCCGAGCTGCTGCGCGGCGAAGGTCTGCCTAACGAGGCACGCGGCACAAAGGGGGTCTGGCACGAGCGCTACAAGTCGATCGTGCACCTCGAGCAGCACCTGCACCGGAATGGGACGCGGATCATCAAGTTCTATCTCCATCTGTCCAAAGACGAGCAGCGGAAGCGCTTCCTGGCGCGGATCGACGACCCGACCAAGAACTGGAAGTTCAGCGTTGCGGACCTGAACGAGCGGAAGTTCTGGAAGCGTTACATGGATGCGTACGGCGACTGTCTGGGCGCGACGAGCACCAAGGAGGCGCCGTGGTATGTCGTTCCCGCGGACGACAAGGAGAACGCGAGGTTGATCGTTTCGCAGATCGTCGTCGACACGCTCGACGATCTCAAGATGTCGTATCCGAAGGTGGGCGCTGCGCGGCGCCGCGAGCTGCGGTCCATTCGCAAGAGGCTGGACAGATGA
- a CDS encoding PadR family transcriptional regulator — MESPTELLQGTLDLLILKILSLGPRHGWDISQRINEISEQLLTVNQGSLYPALHRLEGRGLVDAEWTRSSTARRVRLYKITARGRQCLTKETQVWRSYSRAVDLILQIR; from the coding sequence ATGGAATCGCCGACCGAGCTCCTGCAAGGCACCCTCGACCTGCTCATCCTCAAGATCCTGTCCCTGGGCCCGCGCCACGGCTGGGATATCTCGCAGCGCATCAACGAGATCTCCGAGCAGCTGCTGACGGTCAATCAGGGCTCGCTCTATCCGGCGCTCCACCGGCTGGAGGGCCGCGGTTTGGTGGACGCGGAGTGGACCAGGTCGTCCACGGCGCGGCGCGTGCGCCTGTACAAGATCACCGCCCGTGGCCGCCAGTGCCTAACGAAAGAGACGCAGGTCTGGCGCAGCTACTCGCGCGCCGTCGACCTCATCCTGCAGATCAGGTGA